A segment of the Methanothermobacter tenebrarum genome:
CTTTAGTTTCAATATCCTTGAAATATTCTTTCCATTTTCCCTTCAATATTGCATAATGGACTGCAAAATTCGTAGCCCCTATAATCATCACTATCATTGCAACTATCTCTATCCATATACTATGATAATAGGCTAGGCTACTATTATGCATGGCGAAGCCCCCTGTTGAAAGCGCGCTAAAAGCGTGGAACATGGAATCGAAGAGGGGCATGCCAGCCACTAAATATAAGATTATGGAGATTAGAGTGTAGAGAAGGTAGATGTATAGGATTATCCTAACAGTACTCCTTATCGTCGGGAGTACTCTCTCCTCTCTACCCTCTGATATGTACAATCGCATTATATTGCGAGAAGGTGAAAGGATGACAAGAGCCAAGACTATGATACCTATACCGCCAAGCCATTGGGTAAACCCTCGCCAAAAATGGATACTATATGGTACAATGTCCAAATTCGGGAACATTGAAAATCCTGTGGTCGTGAAACCAGACATGGCCTCAAAATATGCGTCAAAGTAGCTGAGATAACCTGAAAGATAATATGGGAGCGCTCCCAGCGCACATACGAGAAGCCAGAGACTACTCGAAAATATCATAGCACCCCTCAAAGAAAGTTCTCCCCTACTCTTAAAGAATCTATAAAATATGGCGCCGATTAAAATGCTTATAAGAGAGGAATAAAGGAATGAGGAGATAAGTTTTACTTCACCATATATTAGGGCCACCACTATAGGTAAGAGCATTAATAGGCCTAGGAGGATGCAGATATAACCAGTATAATGGAGCATTGAATGTAATTCTCCCTTTCTTAATCGAAGAGCATAGTATTTCATCTGCCATCCCCTCTTTTCTCCATTATCTTCCATGATCATTTATAAAGTTTATGGGGTGCCTCCAAATTATGTCTCAACCTATGCTCTGAGATGTCCTACTATCTTTCTTGGAAATAATTGAGTAGCGTGTTTACCATGAGCGAAATTAGGAGTAGTATTATCCCAAGGGCTATTGAAAGTTCAAGGTTTCCTTTGGATGTTTCAAGTGACATTGCGCTTGTTATAACCCTTGTGTAGCCTCTTATGTTCCCACCGATCATTATAGCTATACCAACCTCTGATATTGCCCTGCCAAAACCAAGGATTATAGCTGCTACTATAGCGTATCTGGCTTCACTTATTAAGGTGACTAGTGTCTGGTATTCTGTAGCTCCTAGCGATCGTGCAAGATCCACGATTTCGC
Coding sequences within it:
- a CDS encoding TrkH family potassium uptake protein is translated as MKYYALRLRKGELHSMLHYTGYICILLGLLMLLPIVVALIYGEVKLISSFLYSSLISILIGAIFYRFFKSRGELSLRGAMIFSSSLWLLVCALGALPYYLSGYLSYFDAYFEAMSGFTTTGFSMFPNLDIVPYSIHFWRGFTQWLGGIGIIVLALVILSPSRNIMRLYISEGREERVLPTIRSTVRIILYIYLLYTLISIILYLVAGMPLFDSMFHAFSALSTGGFAMHNSSLAYYHSIWIEIVAMIVMIIGATNFAVHYAILKGKWKEYFKDIETKVSWPLLILGTLIITMFLYNMHYYDILSSLRYSIFQVVSALSTTGFQTVSGPGISKWAGLGMFILTILMIIGAGSCSTGGGIKWIRFGIMLKGISWGIKSFLFPKAKIPRKIHHIFDMNISKEIFEMTGLFIFAYILIYVISVMIVLFYYHNIGQVMFEVASAQSNVGLSCGLMTPASPAITKLVFMLDFWVGRLEIWPILLFITIPLLNIKRRI